In Alistipes sp. ZOR0009, the DNA window TTTTTTTTCGACACCCCAATAAGGACTAAATGAAAAAAGAAAACAGGCGTTAGCTGACAGCTACGACCAGCAAGATTGAGTAGATTAAGAGTATGGAAGCAGAAATAGCAATTTAGCCTAAGATGAAAGCGCTGCAGACGATGCTGCAATGAAATAGCTGCTAAGTGCTGGTTCTGCTAATCGTAATGTAGGCTTCGCTAACCATACTGTAATACCCGATTAACCACCATGTAATGCCAGCAAAGGGTGCTGCAACGTAAGTTTACGGCTATGTAACGGTTGCCAACGACATTGTAATGGCTGACAAATAACATTTCACCTCCGTGTAGCTGCATTGTAATGGCTGACTAACGACATTGTACGCCAAGCAGCCCGCCCTGCAACATAGCCTGACACCAGAACGAAATAACGCCCTCCGCCTGTTTTTTTAGCCGCCGCCAATGCAGTAGCTACAGAAAAGCGCGAGCATACAGCACCAGCAGCTTACCCTTGAAGTGCTAAGAACGTTACAATACCAGAAATTGACTGCCATTAAAATCAGGCTTCTGACTTGCTGAGAGGCTAATCATCTTGTCCGTACATTTTTCTTAACTCCTTTTAAGAAGAAAAGGGAACAGCGGGTTTCTGTATTAGCTAACTTTGCCCGATAACCATTCAAAATAAATTGAAATGCAACTAAGGAACTACTTTAAGCTGCTTCTTCTTTCTGCGGCAGGTATCTTTGTGCAAGGGTGCTCGTCTACGTCCCACATTCCAAGACCAACCGAAGGCTACGGCAATTTCGACTATAAGCCAACATCTTCTGTAGTTAGCGTACCTATTGCGCTAAGCGAGAAGGTTCTTAACGCAAAAATCAACGCGGAAATCAACGGTCTTTTGTACGAAGACAACAACATGAACGATGATAACATGATGGTGAAGGTTTGGAAGGCGCAGCCTATCCAAGTTTCGCTTAATGGCATGTCTATAGACTATAAGATACCGTTGAAGCTTTGGCTAAAAGGCGGATTCACCAAGTTGGGAATTACCGTAGCAAAGGATGTTGAGCTGCAGATTGCGCTTAAGTACCGCACCTCTTTGGCTATTGCACCCGATTGGACCATCAATTCGAAGACCGTATCAACCGGTTTTGAGTGGATTACCAACCCAGAGGTAAGCATGGCAGGCTTTAAGGTACCCGTTAAGCTGGTTGCCGACAAGGTTGTTAACGGAATGCAGGGCCGCGTTTGCTCGGAAATTGACGGGCAGATAAAGTCACAGTTTAACGTAAAGACGCTTATGGGCGATGCTTGGCGTCAAATTCAGCAGCCTATACTTATTAATAAGGACTACAACGTTTGGCTAAAGGTTACGCCAAGCGAAATTACCGCTACCCCATTTGTTACCCGCAACGGGATTATCAGCTCGGCTGTTGGCGTTAAATCAGAGACTGAAGTTTTGATATCACCTAAATCTCCAGCCTATACCCCAGTAGCAAAGCTGCCTAACTTCCGTGTTGTTCCCAAGTCGGACGGCTCATTTACCTTTAACCTTTGGACTGACATCCCTTATAGCGAAGCGGAGCAGATGGCCATTAAGGAAGTTAAGGGGAAAACCTTTAGCTCTGGAAGCAAGAAAGTTACCGTTAACGGAATTAAGATTTACGGAAGCAACGGAAAGACCATTGTTGCCGCAGATCTTACCGGAAGCTTTAATGGTACCATCTACTTTGCTGGAGTACCCTTCTACAACCATGAGAAGAAGACGGTAGAGGTGAAGGATCTTGATTTTGAGATGCAAACTAAGAATATTCTTTTCAAGAGTGCAGCGTGGCTGTTTAAGAGCACCATTAAGGATGCCCTTAAAGAAAACATGGTTTTCCCTGTTACCAGCTACTTTAACACTGCGAAGAACATGGCTAACGCCAGCTTAAAGAATAACAAATCGGTAAAAGAGGTAACCATCAACGGAGTGGTTGATCAAATTGACATTCAGGATATCTTCCTTACCGACAAATCTTTTAAGGTTTTAGGTATTGCCAAAGGCAAGCTTAACATCTCGTTAGACGGTCTTAACTTTTAGATAATAATTCTGTGTTTAAAGGGCATTTCCTGTAAAAAGGAGGTGCCCTTTATTTTTTCTAGCGCTATACTCGGGCTTTACTTTCATTCAATCCTCGCTCCTCCCCTTTTATTATCAATCAAATCTCCCTATCTTAGGAGGAGTAATCCAATGGCCGTCGAGAAAAGAAGCGCGTTAGCCCCTGCTGCTTCAGCAAATGAAGCACACCAAGCAGCGATGGGCAGGCTGTGTTGCCAAGCAAAACAGCAGTAACTCGAATCTCCCTTTTAGTATGACGGTCTGGCATATAATCCTCTTTTTGTAATGCAACAAAAGCTATCGTCGTACCAGCGGTTTTTAATACTGAAACTAAAAAAGCTATCCAACAAGCAGCTGATGCTAATATTTAGCATCCTGACAGGAGTTATCTGTGGATTTGCGGCCATTTCCATCAAGTGGCTTATCCATTTTGTAGAGACAACGCTGGTGAGCTGGATTCCTATAGAGAAAGGGAGCATCCTGCTTTTTGCCTACCCTATGGTTGGTATTCTGCTAACCATTCTGTTTGTTCGCTACTTTGTGAAAGATGATATTGGGCATGGCGTAACCAAGGTGCTCTACGCCATATCGAGGCGAAACTCTAAAATAAAGAGGCATAACATGTACACCTCGATGATTGCCAGCTCGCTTACCATTGGTATGGGAGGATCTGTTGGAGCAGAGGGGCCGATTGTGATGACAGGTGCGGCCATAGGCTCGAACATTGGCCAGTTTTTTAGGGTAGACTACCGGATGATTACGCTGCTTTTAGGAGCAGGAACAGCGGGAGCCATTGCAGGCGCCTTTGGTGCTCCGCTTGCAGGGATGATTTTTACGCTAGAGGTGCTGATGCTCGATCTTACCATGGCTGCGGTTATTCCTTTGCTCCTTTCGACGGTAAGTGCGGTAAGCATTACCTACGTTTTTATCGGTTCCTTTCTGGTATTTCCTGAAAAAGTAATCGTAAACTTTTCGGTTTACAACATTCCCTACTACATCATTCTGGGTATATTTTGTGGAGCCATAGCACTCTACTTTACCTGGGGTTCTCTGAAGATAGAATCGTTTTTTAAGCGTCAGCAGAGCATTACCAAGCGCCTTTTGATAGGAGGCACGCTGCTTGGTATCATGATTATGCTCTTTCCCTCGCTATACGGAGAGGGCTACGAACCCATTGGCAAGCTACTTTCGCTAGACCACCATTCGCTCTTTGAGCGCACCCTATACTACGGGCTGCGCAATGAGACGTGGGCGCTACTGCTAATACCGATTGCCATTATAGCGCTTAAGATTCCGGCCATGGCCTGCACGTTTGGGGCAGGTGGCGTTGGAGGTATTTTTGCGCCAAGCCTCTTTGTTGGAGGTTTTGCGGGCTTCTTTATTGCAACATCGCTTAACGTATTCTTTGGGTTAAACCTGCCTGTTGGAAACTTTACGCTGGTAGGCATGGCAGGCGTGCTTGCTGGAGTTATGCATGCCCCCCTAACGGGGATATTTCTGATTGCAGAGATTACAGGAGGATATCAGCTCTTTATTCCGCTAATGATAACGGCAGCACTAGCCTATACCACCGTTTATAGCAGAAACAAGCACTCGCTTTACACGCTACGATTGGCGCAGACTGGAGATTTGATTACGCACCATAAGGATAAGGCGGCAATAACCGTAATGACGCTTAACGAGGTTATAGAGCGAGACTTCTGCCCTATTGAAGTTAACGCTACACTAGGGGAGCTTGTTGTCACCATTGCCAAATCGAAGCGGAACCTTTTTCCCGTGCTAAACGAGAAGCAGCAGCTGCAGGGTATTGTGCTGTTGGATGACATTCGTCAGCTTATGTTTGACCAGTCGAAATACGAGACGGTCTTTGTGAGAGAGCTGATGGCTACTCCTCCTGATTATATTGTTGACAATGAAGCAATGGAGGTGGTATTCGAAAAGATGGAATACTCAGGAGCATGGAACTTACCCGTTATTGACGAAGATCAGCGCTACGTAGGATTCATATCCCGCTCTAAGATCTTATCTATCTACCGAAAAAAGCTGGTTGAACTCTCGGACGATTAACCCACAGGCTTACTATGGCAAAGGAAAACAAGTATCAGAATGTAAGTTTTAGTAGCGTTGAAGAGATGCTGGAGCATATACCTGAGAATGAACGGCTGGTGGTTGAGCTGCTAAGACGTATCGTTACGGATTGCATGCCGCATTGCTCGGAAAAGCTGATGTTCAACATCCCGTCGTACAAGCAACACTACAGCGTTTGCTTCATTTGGCCATCGGCGGTAAAATGGGGAAAGGTACCACGGGAAGGAGTTCGGTTTGGCTTTATGCGAGGAGACTTACTAAACGATGATGGGACATATCTGCAAAGAGACGGACGAAAGCAGGTGTACTGCCGCGATTTTTTCGGAGTAAACGATGTGGATATCGACCTGCTAAAATCGTATATCTACGAAGCAGCAGCTGTAGACGAGCAGCTTTACCTAAGCAAACGTGCGAAAAAGCGGTAGTTATCAGTTCTTTTACGGAAATCAATCATTTTCCTGCTATTAAATACCATATTACATCTTTTTTGGAAGTCTTATTTATATATCTTTAACCCGCAAATAACTAAAAAAACGTATTATGGTTCGCGACACACAAATATTCGACCTTATTGCTAAGGAACGCGAAAGACAAACGCACGGTATTGAACTTATTGCATCTGAAAACTTCGTTTCAGACCAAGTTATGCAGGCAATGGGCTCTGTGCTTACCAATAAATATGCAGAAGGATACCCAGGAGCACGCTACTATGGTGGATGCCAAGTAGTAGATATCGTTGAGCAGCTTGCCATCGATCGTCTGAAAGAGGTTTACGGAGCAGAGTATGCAAACGTACAACCACACTCTGGAGCACAGGCAAACATGGCCGTATTTATGGCTTGCCTTAAGCCAGGAGATACCTTTATGGGATTAGACCTAGCTCATGGTGGCCACCTTTCGCACGGTTCGCCTGTAAACATGTCTGGGTTTATGTACAACCCTATTGGCTACAAGGTGAACGAAGAGGATGGCATGGTTAACTACGATGAGATGGAGCGCCTTGCGCTTGAGCACAAGCCAAAGATGATTATTGGTGGAGCATCAGCCTACTCTCGTGAGTGGAACTACAAGCGTATGCGCGAGATTGCAGATAAGGTAGGCGCTATCTTTATGGTAGACATGGCTCACCCTGCAGGTCTTATCGCAGCTGGTCTTCTTGACAACCCCGTTAAGTATGCCCACATTGTTACCTCAACAACCCACAAAACCCTTCGTGGACCACGTGGTGGTATCATCCTTATGGGTAAGGACTTCGAAAACCCATTTGGTTTGAAGACTCCTAAGGGCGAAATCAAGATGATGTCTGCTGTTCTTAACAGCTCTGTATTCCCTGGTATTCAAGGTGGACCACTAGAGCATGTTATCGCTGCTAAGGCTGTAGCTTTTGGCGAAGCTTTAACTCCAGAATACAAGGTATACCAAGATCAGGTGAAGAGAAATGCTGCCGTTCTTGCTAAAACCTTTGTAGACATGGGCTACAAGGTGATTTCTAACGGTACCGATAACCACCTTATGCTTATCGACCTTCGCACCAAGTATCCAAACATTACCGGAAAGCAGGTTGAGAATACGCTTGTTAAGGCTGATATCACCATTAACAAGAACATGGTTCCTTACGATTCTCGCTCGCCATTTACTACCTCTGGTATTCGTGTTGGTGCGCCAGCAATCACCACTCGTGGCTTAAAGGAAGAGCACATGCCACTTATCGTTGAGTATATCGATGCGGTTATTGCCAACTTCGAGAACGAAACTAAGATTGGTGCTGTACGTACCGAAGTTAACAAGCTAATGCAGGATCTACCACTTTTTGCTTGGTAGTAAACTCCTATATTGCTAGATAATTTAAAGGCTACTCCGCAAGGAGTGGCCTTTTCTTTTACTTGATATTTATACTTTTGAAGTAAGCATCGAATTAAATATTAAAATATGAATGTCATGAGATGGGTTGTGGCTGCGCTTTTTATCGTTTTACTCATTTATTGGACCGTGTTTACCAACGGACGAAACGGCTACATCAATAGCGCCATTGGGGCACTATCTGCTGCCAGCATTGCCTATCTATACGTTAAGGATATAAGGCATCATCGAAATAAAAAGTAAATTTGCAGCAAAACAATGCTGATATGATGAAGTACGTTAGGCATGCGCTGGTAGGTATTAGCTGCATCCTGTTTCTTTACCTGCTGCTATTTACCGACGCCTCCTTTTCGGGGAATACCCTTTTGTGGTCGGTGCTATTGGCTATATCGGTTGCCGTGTTTGGGTACGATTACTACCGCTACCGAAAAACAAGAAGGTAACCACTACTATAAACCCTTATGATTATGGAGAAAGAGAAAAAATATTCATGTCCCCAGTGCGGCGCCAAAGTTTCGTTGGGGTACGCCTTTACGATTGCAGATAACAAGCGCTATGTTTGCCAAAAATGCGGAACGCATTCGGTTCCCAAAACGGATAACATCGTTTACTACCGCATAGCCACCATCATCCTAACGCTGGTATTTATGCTTGCATACAACCATGTGGTATTTACAAAGATGGAGGTTGAGCGCTACCTTCCTAATCAGCTGATAATGCTTGCTGCCACCGCCGCGTTTTACCTTACCGTGGTTTACCTTTTAATTATACGCGTGGTAGCCATGAAGCGCTTTGGCGACTAGTCGCTTTCGACAATGCTAAAGCGACTCTGCTCGTGGGTAGATTCGATTTTTATTACATTGATGGATAGTAGGTCGAGCACCAAACGCTCGGCCTCTTTTGTCGAGAGCTGCTGCTTTTTCCAAATCTTTGTAAAGGACAGAGGACCGGTTGCTGTTAGCAAATCGACCAGCTGCTGATGGCGATTGCCAAAGCTGACGGGACGAGGCTTAGAGCAAGACTGCCTAAGATACTTAGCATGTAGGTATCCGACCTTGATATTCTCGTCGGCAATGCGAATGTAGGTGGTTGGTTTTCCCTCCTTATCGGGTGCCGAGTGCGGTTTTCGGGTGCTTTCCGCTATGATTATCTCCAAAACAACCTTCCCGTTAACCTCCCATCTTTTTACATCAAAAGGAACCTCTGGCTTACAGAATACCTGAGCGGCTGTCTCAATCATGTAGTACTCCTCGTCGCTGTTTACGCCTGCTATTCGTCCGTTATCTTTTACGCCAAGCAGCAAAGATCCACCCGAAGTGTTGGCAAACGCCGCCAACGAGCGAGCAATCTTCTTGGAGTCGGTTACCGCATATTTAAAGTCGAGGTGCAAACCTTCGCCCTCGGATATTCGTTGAAGTAAGCTACTAGCCACGGTTGAATTCTTTTACTATTGAGGTTCCTTTATTCTCCACACTACGCCTGTACCTATAACGCCAGCCGCAACAACAACAAGCCGAACAGGCCAGCTGTATATAAATAAGGATGTAGAGAGAATAATCATCATCCACATAAGAATGAAAATTCGATACTTGGATTTACGGCTAAGTCCCCTTTCGTAGTTGGCGATGTACCTTCCGAAGAAGGGGTTGCCTATCAGCTTTTGGTGCAGGCGTTCGCTGCTCCTGACGTAGAACCATGCAGCCAGCAGCACAAATGGTGTTGTTGGTAACCCGGGTACCACAATACCTACAATGCCACAACCGAGAGAGATGGTTCCTAAACCAACAAAAAGCACCTTCCGCATCATCCAGCTTCGAATATTAGGCAGCAAAGATACAATAACCGCGAAAATGGCCGGGCATTTTACCTTCTTTAAACGCAAAAGAGAAGCGCTTACGGCAACAAATGCCCGCTTCCCTTTTAGCCTTTCTTAAAACAGGCCGCTTGTCAATCTCATTAATTGGCACTTACTTTGCAATCCGTAATATTTAACGGGCGACTCGTAGAATTTCTGGAACTTTTAGCAGCCGTTTCTCACCTTGAAACCCATCTCCGCCAGGACGATGTTCAAGTGGTAAAAGTTCTCTTCGAGGGCAAGGTCTCGCTCAAGAAAATCACTTTACTAAAAAAAATAGTATGAAGCGTTTTTGGCGTCTTTACAGGCCCCACTATCGCAGCACGCTAAGTCTTGGGCTACCTGTGATGGTTTCGCAGCTAGGTCAAATATCTGTGGCTGTTGTCGACGTGATGATGATTGGACGATTAGGAGCAATACCGCTAGCTGCAGCGGCATTTGCCACCATGCTTGTTTCGCTACCTCTCTACTTTGGAATGGGGTTTGCCCTTTCGATAACACCCCTTACTGGTAAGGCCTTTGGGGCAAACAATCACCGCGAGGTGGGCGTACTTTGGAAGAATGGCGTGGTATCCTACCTTTCGGTGGGACTTCTTCTGCTTCTTATAAGCGCTATTCTGTATGGCGGCATGGCGTTTATGAATCAGCCCGACAGCATTATTCCCCTCGCACGCCCCTTCTTTATTCTTATAGCAATCTCCATGTTTCCCGTAATGATCTTTATGCTGGGAAAACAGGTGCTAGAGGGGCTTGGAGACACGCGTACGGCTATGGTGATTACCCTTATCGCCAACCTGATCAACATTGTGGGCAACTACCTTCTTATTTATGGAAACTTAGGAATGCCAACGCTGGGCGTAAACGGCGCTGGGGTGTCAACGCTTACGGCACGAACCTTTATGGCGGTAGCTATAATGGTGGTGGCGCTACGTAAGCCAATACTTCGTCAAGCGCTACAGCTGGCAAAAGACGTTAAGGCTTCGTTTTCGCAGGTTAAGAGGATTTACAAGCTAGGTGTTCCGATGGGGATGCAGGTTTTCTCCGAGGCTTCGGCCTTTATCTTTGCAGGACTGATGATGGGATGGCTTGGAGAGATTGGTTTGGCCGCCCACCAGGTAGTTATTAGCCTTTCTGGCTTAGGTTTTATGCTCTACCAGGCAATTGGGATGAGCACCACCATACGTGTTAGCCAACTTTCGGCGCTTGGTACTCCCTCCATCGTTCGTAGGGCTTCGGTGGCGTCGAGCCAGATTGCCGGAGTGATGGTGGTAGTCATCAGCGGGCTATTTCTATTATTCCACAAGGAGATTCCCTACCTCTTTACGCAAGACGAGGCAGTGGCGCTTGTTGCATCTAAGCTGCTTATTGTATTCATCATATTTCAGGTATTTGATGCTGGGCAAATTGTCTTTTCGGGTATACTCCGAGGCTTAGCCGACGCCCGAATTCCGAGCATGCTTACCTTCGTTTCGTACTACCTTATATCCATCCCCATAAGCTATCTGGCCGCCTTTAAGCTGGGCTTTGGCGAAGTTGGCATCTGGATGGGATTCCCCATAGGATTGGGTATTTGTGCGCTGCTATTCTACTTCCGTATCCGAATTCTGATGGGAAGGTTGGAGTTAGCCAGAGCGTAGGCCGAGGTTTCCCAAACAGCACTGCAGGTAGAAAAAGCGATTGCGTAGCTACCTCAATAAAAAAACAAATGCGGAGCTACAGCTCCGCATTTGTTTTTTATCGTTACAGCACTGTGGCTATCGTAACTGTGCCCCAAAGTTTCTATCAAATGCCTTGATGAGGTTATCCATCATGCGGTCGATTTGCTGATCGGTTAGCGTCTTGGTTTCGTCCTGTAGGATGAAGCTAAGCGCGTACGACTTCTTCCCTTCTGGAAGGTTCTTTCCTTCGTAAACGTCGAATAGGCCAACCTTTTTCAGGAACTTCTTCTCGGTTTGGAAGGCAGTCTCGCGCAGCTGAGCAAATGTTACCTTCTTATCGAGTAGCAGCGCTAGATCGCGACGCACCTCCTGGAACTTAGAAATTTCCTTGTAGGTAGTCTTGTTGTTGCGAACAAAGTTAATGAGCAAGTCGAAACGGATTTCGGCAAAGAAAACGTCGTTCTTTACGTCGAACTGGTTGCGGAACTTCTTAGCCACCACGCCCATCTCCACAAACTTCTTACCGTTTAGGAGGTAGGTAACGCCATCGCTGATGAAGTCGAGCGAGCATTCGTCGGTCTTAAGATCGAACAAACTGATGCCAAAGCGAAGCAGCAGCTGCTCTACCGAAGCGCGTAGGGTAAAGTAGTCGCTCTGCTCTACCTTCGTATTCCAACTTTCGGCGTTTTTGTTGCCGGTAACAAATAGCGCCACGTGGTAGTTTTCGGTGTAAGCACGAAGATGGTTCTCCCCGTTGGCCTTCTCGGCGTTGTAGCTGTACACGTTACCAAACTCGTAGAGCTTAAGGTCGGCGTTACGATGGCTGGTGTTAAGCCCAATTGCCTCCATACCGTTAAAGAAAAGGGTTTGGCGCATCACGCTAAGGTCTCCGCTAAGCGGGTTGATGATGCGAACGGCCTTCTCCTCGGGGTAGGCTGCAAGGTCTTGGTAGTAGCCAGCCTTGGTAAGCGAGTTGGACATGATTTCGTTGAAGCCGTTGCTCGAAAGCAGATCAGCGGCGGTGTTTACGATCCTGTCCTTTTCGGGACGAGGCTCGAACGAAAGCGTAGAGCGCACCTGCAGCGGCATCTCGATGTTGTTGTACCCGTAGATACGAAGCACCTCCTCTACCACATCGGCCTCGCGCTGTACATCCACGCGGTATGGTTCTACGCTAAGAAGCAGCGCGTCGCCCTCCTCCTTAACGATGGCAATATCCAGCGCAGCTAGAATATTTTTGATGGTTTCGGTTTCGATATCCTTGCCAATTAGCTTGCGCATTCTGTTTAGCGAAACCTCCACGGTAAAGTTTTCGATTGGATTTGGGTAGATGTCGATGATATCCGAAGATATTTCGCCACCAGCCAGCTCCTTAACCAAAATAGCCGCACGCTTAAGCGCGTAGATGGTTAAGTTTGGATCTACGCCACGCTCGAAGCGGAACGAAGAGTCGGTGTTTAGCCCATGACGACGGGCGGTTTTGCGCACCGATACGGGGTTAAAGTAGGCGCTCTCGATAAAGATGTCGGTGGTAGCTTCGGTTACGCCCGAGTCTAGCCCGCCGAACACCCCTGCAATGCACATTGGCTCGGCAGCGTTGCATATCATCAGGTCGTTTTCGTTTAGCTTGCGCTCAACTCCGTCCAGCGTGGTAAATGGGGTAGCCTCTGGGGTAGTGCGCACCACCACCTTTGCTCCGCTAATCTTGGCGGCATCAAAGGCATGTAGGGGTTGGCCCAGCTCGTGAAGGATGAAGTTGGTGATATCGACCACATTATTCTTTGGGTTGATACCGATGGCGCGAAGCTTCTTCTGCAGCCACTCTGGCGATGGGGCCACCTTTACGTTGGAAACGGTGATGCCCGAGTAGCGGGGACAAGCCTCTACGTTTTGAACCTCAACGGGGATAACGCGCGAGGTGCTATCCACCTTAAACGCATCTACCGATGGTTTTTCGAGCGAGCAGGCCACGCCGTTCGCCTTTAGGTACGCGGCAATGTCGCGTGCCACGCCGTAGTGCGATGCCGCATCGATACGGTTTGGGGTTAGCCCTATTTCGAATACGTACTCATCTTCTAGCTTAAAGTACTCCTTGGCAGGTGTTCCTACAGGTGTTTGGGGATCGAGCACCATGATACCATCATGCGATGCACCCAGCCCCAGCTCGTCTTCGGCGCAAATCATACCCAACGACTCCACGCCACGAATCTTAGACTTCTTAATCTTGAACTCCTCGTCGCCCGAGTAAAGCACGGTGCCCACGGTTGCCACAGGGACTTTTTGCCCGGCAGCTACGTTTGGCGCGCCGCACACGATTTGTAGCGGCTCGGCAGCGCCCACATCCACCTTGGTAACGCTTAGCTTATCGGCATCGGGATGGCGCTCGCACTCCAGCACGTAGCCAACCACTACGCCTTCCAATCCGCCTTTAATGGCTTCTTCCTTCTCTAGCGAGTCTACCTCCAAACCAATCGAGGTAAGAATTTCAGAAATCTGTTCGGGTGTAAGGTCGGTTTTCAGGTAGTCCTTTAACCAACTGTAGGAAATATTCATTTTGAAAAGATTTATCTCGTGTCAAATAAGCCGTAAAAATACTGATTTGATGCTAATACCATGCACCTCGGGCCAAAAAAAGTACGAGTTTTTGCCCGTTTCGGGGATATTTTAAGTTTGTTTTTTAATTCGTTGGCCATGTATGGAGGCCTTTTTGGATGGTGGCAAAATGTTTTGTCAGCCGTGCCCTATCGGCATGAAGGATGGCCCAACGCGCGCCCCATTTTGTGGCACCAGCAGCACAACCAAAGCCAGCATCGCGCAGGCCTATCCCGAATATACCCGCCGACGGCGCTCCCACAAGCCGCTCCACCTCCCCCATCGCTTACTATGGAGTAGTGTTAACGTATTCTGCGAGCACCAAGGCTTACTCCAAACTTTCCAAACTGAGCTATGCCAGCACTAAGGCTTACTCTAAACTCTCCGGATCGAATTCTGCCGACACCAAAGCCTACTCCAGAGTAGTGTTAACGTATTATGCCAGCACCAAGGCTTACTCCAAACTTTCCAAACCGAGCTATGCC includes these proteins:
- the pheT gene encoding phenylalanine--tRNA ligase subunit beta, producing MNLFKMNISYSWLKDYLKTDLTPEQISEILTSIGLEVDSLEKEEAIKGGLEGVVVGYVLECERHPDADKLSVTKVDVGAAEPLQIVCGAPNVAAGQKVPVATVGTVLYSGDEEFKIKKSKIRGVESLGMICAEDELGLGASHDGIMVLDPQTPVGTPAKEYFKLEDEYVFEIGLTPNRIDAASHYGVARDIAAYLKANGVACSLEKPSVDAFKVDSTSRVIPVEVQNVEACPRYSGITVSNVKVAPSPEWLQKKLRAIGINPKNNVVDITNFILHELGQPLHAFDAAKISGAKVVVRTTPEATPFTTLDGVERKLNENDLMICNAAEPMCIAGVFGGLDSGVTEATTDIFIESAYFNPVSVRKTARRHGLNTDSSFRFERGVDPNLTIYALKRAAILVKELAGGEISSDIIDIYPNPIENFTVEVSLNRMRKLIGKDIETETIKNILAALDIAIVKEEGDALLLSVEPYRVDVQREADVVEEVLRIYGYNNIEMPLQVRSTLSFEPRPEKDRIVNTAADLLSSNGFNEIMSNSLTKAGYYQDLAAYPEEKAVRIINPLSGDLSVMRQTLFFNGMEAIGLNTSHRNADLKLYEFGNVYSYNAEKANGENHLRAYTENYHVALFVTGNKNAESWNTKVEQSDYFTLRASVEQLLLRFGISLFDLKTDECSLDFISDGVTYLLNGKKFVEMGVVAKKFRNQFDVKNDVFFAEIRFDLLINFVRNNKTTYKEISKFQEVRRDLALLLDKKVTFAQLRETAFQTEKKFLKKVGLFDVYEGKNLPEGKKSYALSFILQDETKTLTDQQIDRMMDNLIKAFDRNFGAQLR